The Mustela erminea isolate mMusErm1 chromosome 18, mMusErm1.Pri, whole genome shotgun sequence genome has a window encoding:
- the MRPS7 gene encoding 28S ribosomal protein S7, mitochondrial isoform X2, protein MNAVSHRFRTLRSLSAVSRHSLRLTQVRWSRYSPEYRDPQTDKEYYRKPLAELTEEEKCEQELRKTQLIKAAPAAKTSSVFEDPVISKFINMMMKGGNKVLARSLMTQTLEAVKRKQFEKYHAASAEEQATIERNPYTIFHQALKNCEPVIGLVPILRGGHFYQVPVPLPARRRRFLAMKWMLTECREKKHRRTLMPEKLSHELLEAFHNQGPVIKKKHDMHKMAEANRALAHYRWW, encoded by the exons ATGAATGCAGTGTCGCACAGATTTAGGACTCTGCGTAGCCTTTCCGCCGTCTCCCGTCACTCGCTCAG GCTAACCCAGGTGAGGTGGAGCCGCTATAGTCCTGAATACAGGGATCCACAGACTGACAAGGAGTATTACCGCAAGCCCTTGGCGGAGCTGACTGAGGAGGAGAAGTGTGAACAGGAACTCAGGAAGACTCAGCTTATCAAAGCTGCCCCAGCAGCGAAAACAAGCTCTGTGTTTGAAGACCCCGTGATCAG TAAATTCATCAACATGATGATGAAAGGAGGAAACAAAGTACTGGCCAGATCCCTCATGACACAG ACTCTGGAAGCTGTGAAAAGGAAGCAGTTTGAGAAGTACCATGCTGCTTCTGCTGAGGAACAGGCAACCATCGAACGCAACCCCTACACCATCTTCCACCAAGCTCTGAAAAACTGTGAGCCTGTGATAGGGCTGGTGCCCATCCTCAGAGGGGGCCATTTCTACCAG GTCCCTGTGCCACTTCCCGCCCGGCGGCGTCGCTTCTTGGCCATGAAGTGGATGCTCACGGAGTGCAGGGAGAAGAAGCACCGGCGGACGCTGATGCCGGAGAAGTTGTCACATGAACTGCTGGAGGCTTTTCACAACCAGGGCCCTGTGATCAAGAAGAAGCATGACATGCACAAGATGGCCGAGGCCAACCGTGCCCTGGCTCACTACCGCTGGTggtag
- the MRPS7 gene encoding 28S ribosomal protein S7, mitochondrial isoform X1, producing the protein MQCRTDLGLCVAFPPSPVTRSGTQKAAFVGSSWPAKMAAPAGKVARGWSVLALTLRTAVPRLPGLTQVRWSRYSPEYRDPQTDKEYYRKPLAELTEEEKCEQELRKTQLIKAAPAAKTSSVFEDPVISKFINMMMKGGNKVLARSLMTQTLEAVKRKQFEKYHAASAEEQATIERNPYTIFHQALKNCEPVIGLVPILRGGHFYQVPVPLPARRRRFLAMKWMLTECREKKHRRTLMPEKLSHELLEAFHNQGPVIKKKHDMHKMAEANRALAHYRWW; encoded by the exons ATGCAGTGTCGCACAGATTTAGGACTCTGCGTAGCCTTTCCGCCGTCTCCCGTCACTCGCTCAGGCACGCAGAAGGCAGCCTTCGTGGGGTCCTCGTGGCCAGCCAAGATGGCTGCCCCCGCGGGGAAGGTTGCGCGAGGGTGGTCGGTCCTGGCGCTGACCCTGCGGACTGCTGTCCCGCGGCTTCCAGG GCTAACCCAGGTGAGGTGGAGCCGCTATAGTCCTGAATACAGGGATCCACAGACTGACAAGGAGTATTACCGCAAGCCCTTGGCGGAGCTGACTGAGGAGGAGAAGTGTGAACAGGAACTCAGGAAGACTCAGCTTATCAAAGCTGCCCCAGCAGCGAAAACAAGCTCTGTGTTTGAAGACCCCGTGATCAG TAAATTCATCAACATGATGATGAAAGGAGGAAACAAAGTACTGGCCAGATCCCTCATGACACAG ACTCTGGAAGCTGTGAAAAGGAAGCAGTTTGAGAAGTACCATGCTGCTTCTGCTGAGGAACAGGCAACCATCGAACGCAACCCCTACACCATCTTCCACCAAGCTCTGAAAAACTGTGAGCCTGTGATAGGGCTGGTGCCCATCCTCAGAGGGGGCCATTTCTACCAG GTCCCTGTGCCACTTCCCGCCCGGCGGCGTCGCTTCTTGGCCATGAAGTGGATGCTCACGGAGTGCAGGGAGAAGAAGCACCGGCGGACGCTGATGCCGGAGAAGTTGTCACATGAACTGCTGGAGGCTTTTCACAACCAGGGCCCTGTGATCAAGAAGAAGCATGACATGCACAAGATGGCCGAGGCCAACCGTGCCCTGGCTCACTACCGCTGGTggtag